A window from Flavobacterium sp. 83 encodes these proteins:
- the kdsA gene encoding 3-deoxy-8-phosphooctulonate synthase, with translation MNIQHIPLIKHIDSGNFFLLAGPCAIEGEEMAMRIAEKLVGITDKLEIPFVFKGSFKKANRSRIDSFSGIGDEKALKILRKVSETFGVPTVTDIHTNEDAEMAAQYVDVLQIPAFLVRQTDLVVAAANTGKVVNLKKGQFMSPESMKHAVQKVLDCNNQNVMVTDRGTMFGYQDMIVDFRGIPTMQQYATTVLDVTHSLQQPNQTAGVTGGRPDMIETVAKAGIAVGVDGIFIETHFDPANAKSDGANMLHLDYFESLMTKLVAIRKTINTF, from the coding sequence ATGAACATACAACATATTCCACTAATTAAACATATTGATAGTGGCAACTTTTTTCTTCTTGCCGGTCCTTGTGCTATTGAAGGAGAAGAAATGGCAATGCGTATTGCCGAAAAGCTGGTAGGCATTACTGATAAGCTTGAAATTCCATTTGTTTTTAAAGGTTCTTTCAAGAAAGCCAATCGTTCCAGAATTGATAGTTTTTCTGGTATTGGAGACGAAAAAGCGTTAAAAATTCTTAGAAAAGTTTCAGAAACTTTTGGTGTTCCCACAGTAACAGACATCCATACAAATGAAGATGCTGAAATGGCTGCTCAATATGTAGATGTATTGCAAATACCTGCTTTTCTAGTTCGTCAAACTGATCTGGTCGTAGCTGCTGCCAATACTGGAAAGGTTGTAAACTTGAAAAAAGGACAGTTTATGAGTCCCGAAAGCATGAAACATGCTGTGCAAAAAGTTTTGGATTGCAACAATCAAAATGTAATGGTTACGGACCGTGGAACTATGTTTGGATACCAAGACATGATTGTGGATTTTAGAGGAATTCCTACTATGCAGCAATATGCAACAACTGTTCTTGATGTTACACATTCGCTACAACAACCCAATCAAACTGCAGGAGTAACAGGCGGAAGACCTGATATGATTGAAACTGTGGCCAAAGCAGGAATTGCTGTAGGCGTAGATGGTATTTTTATCGAAACTCATTTTGACCCTGCTAATGCTAAAAGTGATGGAGCAAATATGCTGCATTTAGATTATTTTGAAAGTCTGATGACCAAATTAGTCGCTATAAGAAAAACAATAAATACATTTTAA
- a CDS encoding YeeE/YedE family protein, translating into MNIIFQTWPWYVSGFLIGMIMLSLIYFGKVFGMSSNLRSLCSMAGAGKYVSFFNFDWKSQRWNLVVVLGAMLGGFVAVHFMNDPTNVDINPKTIQQLAQLGIDAPNGKLMPNALFGAQVLQSPKSIFILLIGGILIGFGTRYAGGCTSGHAISGLSNLQLPSLKAVIGFFVGGLIMAHFLLPLIF; encoded by the coding sequence ATGAATATTATTTTTCAAACTTGGCCTTGGTATGTTTCTGGGTTTTTGATTGGCATGATTATGTTATCTCTTATCTATTTCGGAAAAGTTTTTGGGATGTCATCTAATTTGCGTTCGCTTTGTTCTATGGCAGGAGCAGGGAAATATGTTTCTTTTTTTAATTTTGATTGGAAATCGCAACGTTGGAATTTAGTAGTTGTGTTAGGTGCAATGTTGGGTGGTTTTGTAGCAGTTCATTTTATGAATGATCCGACAAATGTTGACATAAATCCAAAAACTATTCAACAGTTAGCACAATTAGGAATCGATGCTCCAAACGGAAAATTAATGCCAAACGCACTCTTTGGAGCTCAGGTTTTACAATCTCCAAAAAGTATTTTTATTCTATTAATCGGAGGTATATTAATAGGATTTGGAACCCGTTATGCAGGTGGTTGCACTTCAGGACATGCTATATCTGGTCTAAGTAATTTGCAACTTCCATCGCTGAAAGCTGTTATAGGATTTTTTGTTGGAGGATTAATTATGGCTCATTTTTTATTACCCTTAATTTTTTAG
- a CDS encoding DUF6691 family protein: MNVLKYLIVGFVFGIVLTKSEAVSWYRIYEMFQFQSFHMYGIISVAILTGVIGIQIIKRNNIKDINGQLIEIQDKEKGSARYWIGGLFFGLGWALVGSCPGPIFILIGAGFWSVLLVLFGALLGTFIYGILKDKLPH, encoded by the coding sequence ATGAATGTATTAAAATATTTAATAGTCGGATTTGTTTTTGGAATTGTACTGACAAAATCAGAAGCGGTTTCCTGGTATCGCATTTATGAAATGTTTCAATTTCAGTCCTTCCACATGTACGGAATTATTTCAGTTGCTATATTGACAGGGGTAATTGGTATTCAAATTATAAAAAGGAACAATATAAAGGACATAAATGGGCAACTAATAGAAATTCAGGACAAAGAAAAAGGTTCTGCCAGATACTGGATTGGCGGATTGTTTTTTGGGTTAGGTTGGGCGCTTGTAGGTTCTTGTCCAGGTCCCATATTTATACTGATAGGAGCTGGTTTTTGGAGCGTGCTTTTAGTGCTTTTTGGTGCTTTGTTGGGTACTTTTATTTATGGAATATTAAAAGATAAATTGCCGCATTAA
- a CDS encoding lysoplasmalogenase — MRSTLSFKAYIGISFAYLLFIILGREDISWFLKPFLIPLLFLAVYSCRDFPSKRFLLTALTFSWMGDVVLLFADKSEIYFIIGLVAFLISHIAYVVLFSKQLRINSSRNKAIFWVGITTIIVYLILMLSLLLPTLGNLKIPVFVYAIILSTMLLFAFKGYLKWSKPAGSYILLGAIIFVCSDSILAFNKFYKPILFSSFLIMATYLLAQYLIVVGILKLNRTK; from the coding sequence ATGAGAAGTACCTTATCATTCAAAGCCTATATTGGAATCAGTTTTGCTTATCTATTATTTATTATTTTGGGAAGAGAAGACATTTCGTGGTTTTTAAAACCCTTTTTAATTCCTTTGCTTTTTCTTGCAGTTTATTCATGTCGCGATTTCCCTTCTAAAAGATTCCTTTTAACTGCTTTGACTTTTTCTTGGATGGGAGACGTCGTTTTACTATTTGCAGATAAGTCAGAAATCTACTTTATCATTGGATTAGTTGCATTCCTAATTTCTCATATCGCTTATGTCGTTTTATTCAGTAAACAATTAAGAATAAATTCGTCAAGGAATAAAGCTATTTTTTGGGTGGGAATCACAACTATTATTGTCTATTTAATATTAATGTTATCATTACTATTACCAACTTTAGGTAATTTAAAAATTCCAGTTTTTGTTTATGCCATCATATTGTCAACAATGCTTTTATTTGCATTTAAAGGGTATTTAAAATGGAGTAAACCTGCTGGGAGTTATATTTTACTGGGGGCCATTATTTTTGTATGTTCTGATAGCATTCTGGCTTTCAATAAATTTTACAAACCGATCCTTTTCAGTTCATTTCTTATCATGGCAACCTACTTACTTGCACAATACCTGATTGTAGTAGGTATTTTGAAATTAAACAGAACAAAATAG
- a CDS encoding glycoside hydrolase family 97 protein, with translation MKYLVSLLFVFTISMLRAQNVQSPSGKIAVDFKLTTNGQPIYSVKYKDKAVVKESALGIKLKEKPALDANFEIAGSKSTTFNELWKPVLGEQANIVNHYNELIVSLIQKETHVKMNIIFRAFDEGVAFRYDFPKQADLNYFIISDEVTQFNLTDNNKVFWIPGDFDSNEYEYNETKFSEIDNSKINMNNGIGVKTIPGKYTVQTPLMMKSPSGLYLNIFEAAVVNYPVMHLNVDVNNFKLTAQLVPNAIGDKAYLQTPCVSPWRTIMVSDDARDIVSSKMILNLNEPSKIDDTSWIKPMKYVGIWWEMHVGKSTWDYAGSQNATNFGTKLEASGRHGATTENTKRYIDFAAKNGFDGVLVEGWDVGWEDWSGNWKEDVFDFTTPYPDFDIAAISAYAKSKNVKMIMHHETSGSVANYERHLDRAFDLMKKYDYPAVKTGYVGKIIPRGEFHDGQTMVNHFNFVARRAADYKLMVNSHESSHPTGYGRTYPNYVAAEAARGTEFNAWSIGNPPMHETILPFTRLLGGPMDYTPGIFEIKMSYYDKNKTEQVHTTLAKQLALYVTMYSPIQMAADLLENYEKYPDAFQFIKDVAVDWDDSKYLQAEPGDYLTIARKAKGKESWFLGAITDENARKTEIKLDFLSKGKKYKAIIYEDAKDADWKKNPMAYKIKTMIVTNKSKIRLNLAPGGGTAISFELIN, from the coding sequence ATGAAATATTTAGTATCACTTTTATTTGTCTTTACCATAAGTATGTTACGTGCCCAAAACGTTCAATCTCCTTCTGGTAAAATTGCTGTTGATTTTAAATTAACAACTAACGGACAACCAATCTATTCAGTAAAGTATAAAGACAAAGCAGTCGTTAAGGAAAGTGCTTTGGGAATAAAACTAAAAGAAAAACCAGCCTTAGACGCTAATTTTGAAATTGCAGGTTCAAAATCAACAACTTTCAACGAATTATGGAAACCCGTTTTAGGAGAACAAGCTAATATAGTTAATCATTACAATGAACTTATTGTTTCTCTTATTCAAAAGGAAACGCATGTAAAAATGAATATCATTTTTAGAGCTTTTGATGAAGGAGTTGCTTTTAGATATGATTTTCCAAAACAAGCTGATTTAAATTATTTTATCATTTCAGATGAGGTTACTCAGTTTAATTTGACTGATAACAATAAAGTATTTTGGATTCCAGGAGATTTTGACAGTAATGAATATGAATACAATGAAACTAAATTTTCTGAAATTGACAATTCTAAAATAAATATGAACAACGGAATTGGAGTAAAAACAATTCCTGGTAAATACACTGTTCAAACACCCTTGATGATGAAATCGCCATCAGGATTGTATCTTAATATTTTTGAAGCTGCAGTAGTCAATTATCCCGTGATGCATTTGAATGTAGATGTCAACAACTTTAAATTGACAGCTCAATTAGTGCCAAATGCTATTGGTGATAAAGCCTATTTGCAAACTCCTTGCGTTTCACCTTGGAGGACCATTATGGTAAGTGATGATGCAAGAGATATTGTAAGTTCTAAAATGATTTTAAACCTAAATGAACCTTCTAAAATTGATGACACTTCTTGGATAAAACCAATGAAATATGTTGGGATTTGGTGGGAAATGCATGTTGGAAAATCGACTTGGGATTATGCAGGTTCTCAGAATGCTACTAACTTTGGAACAAAATTAGAAGCCTCAGGAAGACACGGAGCCACTACTGAAAATACTAAACGATACATTGATTTTGCTGCTAAAAACGGTTTCGATGGGGTGTTGGTTGAAGGTTGGGATGTAGGTTGGGAAGATTGGTCAGGAAACTGGAAAGAGGATGTTTTCGATTTTACAACACCATATCCGGATTTTGATATTGCTGCTATTTCGGCTTATGCCAAATCAAAAAACGTTAAAATGATTATGCATCATGAAACCTCAGGATCCGTTGCAAATTATGAACGTCATTTAGATCGCGCTTTTGATTTGATGAAAAAATACGATTATCCTGCAGTAAAAACGGGCTATGTGGGTAAAATTATACCTCGTGGAGAATTTCATGATGGCCAAACGATGGTGAACCACTTTAATTTTGTAGCAAGACGTGCTGCAGATTATAAATTGATGGTGAATTCGCATGAGTCTTCACACCCAACAGGTTACGGAAGAACGTATCCAAATTATGTTGCTGCCGAAGCCGCTCGTGGTACTGAATTTAATGCATGGAGTATAGGAAATCCACCAATGCACGAAACAATCTTACCATTTACAAGGCTTTTAGGAGGACCAATGGATTATACACCTGGAATTTTTGAAATAAAAATGAGTTATTATGACAAAAATAAAACCGAGCAAGTTCATACAACATTAGCAAAACAACTGGCTTTGTATGTAACAATGTATTCTCCAATCCAAATGGCAGCTGATTTACTTGAAAATTATGAAAAGTATCCAGATGCTTTCCAGTTTATTAAAGACGTAGCAGTAGATTGGGATGATAGTAAATACCTTCAAGCGGAGCCTGGAGATTATTTAACAATTGCAAGAAAAGCAAAAGGAAAAGAATCTTGGTTTCTAGGAGCTATAACGGATGAAAATGCTAGAAAAACAGAAATAAAATTAGACTTTCTTTCTAAAGGTAAAAAGTATAAAGCCATTATTTATGAAGATGCAAAAGATGCCGATTGGAAAAAGAATCCTATGGCTTATAAAATTAAAACGATGATAGTAACTAATAAATCTAAAATTAGGTTAAATCTGGCACCAGGTGGAGGAACAGCAATAAGTTTCGAACTAATTAATTAA
- a CDS encoding PAS domain-containing sensor histidine kinase gives MTIKKRNPDSGHTYHFDNFFNISADFICIAGFDGYFKRINPAVSKLLEYSDEELYAHPISSFVYAPDLKITIETREQVYKNKPLLNFENRYLTKSGAIVWLSWTSMPVEDEKLVYAIAKNITHKKRVEEERNLLLTNLTQINKELTVLSHKTSHDLKSPINNMLSVFSLIDISKINDPETLELINILKLTSENLKQTLNDSIDELVKNENVHTQIEEVNLNESLNEVLGSINSLIRDSKAIINIDFTEFENITFNRAYIKSIFLNLLTNSIKYSKPHLAPIISVQSKKVNGVNQLIFSDNGLGFDLDKVKDKIFGLYEKFHSNIDSNGIGLYLVYNHITSLGGRIAVESKINEGATFTISFKY, from the coding sequence ATGACTATAAAAAAAAGAAATCCTGATTCAGGTCATACCTATCACTTCGATAATTTTTTTAACATATCCGCTGATTTTATTTGCATTGCAGGATTTGATGGCTATTTCAAGAGAATAAATCCGGCTGTTTCAAAATTACTAGAGTATTCAGACGAGGAATTATATGCTCACCCCATCAGTAGTTTTGTTTATGCACCAGACCTTAAAATAACTATCGAAACCAGAGAACAAGTATATAAAAACAAACCGCTTTTAAATTTTGAAAATCGCTATTTAACTAAAAGTGGCGCCATTGTATGGTTATCTTGGACATCAATGCCTGTTGAAGATGAAAAATTAGTTTATGCTATTGCTAAAAACATTACTCATAAAAAAAGAGTGGAAGAAGAACGAAATTTACTTCTTACAAATCTTACACAAATTAATAAAGAACTTACCGTTTTATCACACAAAACTTCCCATGATTTAAAGTCCCCTATTAATAATATGCTTTCGGTTTTTAGTCTTATTGATATTTCTAAAATTAATGATCCGGAAACCTTGGAATTAATTAACATTCTTAAATTAACCAGTGAAAATTTAAAACAGACTTTAAACGATTCGATTGATGAATTAGTTAAAAATGAGAATGTACATACTCAAATCGAAGAAGTAAATTTAAATGAATCACTTAATGAAGTACTCGGCTCTATAAATTCACTAATACGTGATTCGAAAGCAATTATTAATATTGATTTTACAGAATTTGAAAATATTACTTTTAACAGAGCGTATATCAAAAGTATTTTTTTGAATTTATTAACCAATTCGATTAAATATTCTAAACCACATCTAGCTCCTATTATCTCTGTCCAATCAAAAAAAGTCAATGGTGTGAACCAATTAATTTTTTCTGATAATGGTCTTGGCTTCGATTTGGATAAAGTAAAAGATAAAATTTTTGGGTTGTATGAAAAATTCCACAGTAATATTGACAGTAATGGCATTGGATTGTATCTAGTGTACAATCACATCACCAGCTTAGGCGGACGAATTGCTGTTGAAAGTAAAATTAATGAAGGTGCTACATTCACAATTTCTTTTAAATATTGA